Within the Sulfurospirillum barnesii SES-3 genome, the region AAATGTATTCATTATTTTCAAGCAGGATGCTTCCCGCTTTTTCGTTAGAAACCTTTACATGTAAACTATCGTTCATCTTTTAGCTCCTCAAACGTAGGGAAGGGTGATTTTTCTTTACATGTAAGCTCATACCCTAAGTAGTCAAGGATTTGGAGTATTTTTTTGATGCCCACATCTGAGCTTGTGCCATTCTCAAGGG harbors:
- a CDS encoding helix-turn-helix domain-containing protein, whose protein sequence is MDLREFGTHMAQLRKAKKVSQEQLSRDLSISRATISALENGTSSDVGIKKILQILDYLGYELTCKEKSPFPTFEELKDER